A genome region from Ligilactobacillus cholophilus includes the following:
- the mnmG gene encoding tRNA uridine-5-carboxymethylaminomethyl(34) synthesis enzyme MnmG: protein MQEGKAYKAKDYDVIVVGAGHAGCEAALAAARMGNKTLLMTINLEMVAFMPCNPSVGGPAKGTVVREIDALGGEMGKNIDKTYVQMRMLNTSKGPAVRALRAQADKRQYSIEMKHTLEREPNLTLRQGMIDDLIIEDGKVTGVISNTGAHYGAKSVVLTTGTAARGKIIIGELMYSSGPNNSQPANELTKNLEEKYGFDIVRFKTGTPPRVDGNTINYDETEEQPGDAEVNHFSFESSDDEYIPVKDQLSCWLTYTNEKVHQIIRDNLDRAPMFTGVIEGVGPRYCPSIEDKIVRFADKDRHQLFLEPEGRTTDEYYVQGLSTSLPEEVQLEMLHNVKGLENAEMMRPGYAIEYDVVSPYQLRPTLETKLINGLYTAGQINGTSGYEEAAGQGLIAGINAGRHALGKDEIVLKRSDAYIGVLVDDLVTKGTNEPYRLLTSRAEYRLILRHDNADLRLTEIGHEIGLISDERYAKFEQKKADIENEKQRLESIRIKPNKEIDAYLEAHGDHALKDGVLASDMLRRPYMSYNDLLQFIPAPDHKLDKRVIEQIEIQYKYAGYIKKAEEKVEKLHRMEAKKIPANIDYTAIEGLATEAVEKLSKIQPETLAQASRISGVNPADISILAVYIQQGRIAKTEA, encoded by the coding sequence ATGCAAGAGGGAAAGGCCTATAAAGCAAAAGACTATGACGTCATTGTTGTTGGTGCTGGGCATGCTGGCTGTGAAGCCGCTTTAGCAGCAGCAAGAATGGGAAATAAAACATTATTGATGACAATTAACCTTGAAATGGTAGCATTTATGCCATGTAATCCATCTGTTGGTGGACCAGCTAAGGGGACCGTAGTACGTGAAATCGATGCTCTTGGTGGTGAAATGGGTAAGAATATTGATAAGACTTATGTCCAAATGCGGATGTTAAATACAAGTAAAGGTCCTGCTGTGCGAGCATTACGTGCTCAAGCTGATAAACGTCAATATTCGATTGAAATGAAACATACATTAGAAAGAGAGCCAAATCTAACTTTACGTCAAGGTATGATTGATGATTTGATTATTGAAGACGGTAAAGTAACAGGAGTTATTTCTAATACTGGAGCACATTATGGTGCTAAATCAGTTGTATTGACAACAGGAACAGCTGCACGTGGAAAAATTATCATTGGTGAATTGATGTATTCTTCAGGTCCCAATAATTCACAACCAGCAAACGAATTAACTAAGAATCTTGAAGAAAAGTACGGTTTTGATATTGTACGGTTTAAGACAGGAACTCCACCACGAGTTGACGGAAATACAATTAATTATGATGAAACTGAAGAACAACCAGGTGATGCAGAAGTTAACCACTTTAGTTTTGAATCTTCAGATGATGAATATATTCCAGTGAAGGATCAGTTGTCTTGCTGGTTAACATACACTAATGAAAAAGTTCATCAAATTATCCGTGATAATTTAGATCGTGCACCAATGTTTACAGGTGTAATTGAAGGAGTAGGTCCACGTTATTGTCCTTCAATTGAGGATAAAATTGTTCGGTTTGCAGATAAAGATCGTCATCAATTATTCTTGGAACCAGAAGGACGGACAACTGATGAGTATTATGTTCAAGGACTTTCAACTTCTCTTCCAGAAGAAGTACAATTAGAAATGTTGCATAATGTTAAGGGACTTGAAAATGCTGAAATGATGCGGCCAGGATATGCTATTGAATATGATGTTGTTTCACCATATCAATTGCGTCCAACATTGGAAACAAAATTAATTAATGGTCTCTATACAGCCGGACAAATCAATGGTACTTCTGGTTATGAAGAAGCTGCCGGTCAAGGTTTGATTGCAGGGATTAATGCAGGACGTCATGCTCTAGGAAAAGATGAAATTGTATTAAAACGTAGTGATGCATATATTGGTGTTTTAGTTGATGATTTAGTTACAAAGGGAACTAATGAACCATATCGTTTATTAACATCACGTGCGGAATATCGTTTGATTTTACGTCATGATAATGCAGATTTGCGATTAACTGAAATTGGTCACGAAATTGGATTAATTTCAGATGAACGTTATGCTAAATTTGAACAAAAGAAAGCAGATATTGAAAACGAAAAACAAAGATTAGAATCAATTCGGATTAAACCTAATAAAGAAATTGATGCTTATCTTGAAGCTCATGGTGACCATGCATTAAAAGATGGCGTATTAGCAAGTGATATGTTACGTCGTCCATACATGAGTTATAATGATTTACTTCAATTTATTCCTGCGCCAGATCATAAATTAGATAAACGCGTAATCGAACAAATTGAAATTCAATATAAATATGCTGGTTATATTAAAAAGGCTGAAGAAAAAGTTGAAAAACTACACCGAATGGAAGCTAAAAAGATACCCGCAAACATTGACTATACAGCCATTGAAGGGTTAGCAACTGAAGCGGTTGAAAAATTAAGTAAGATTCAACCTGAAACTTTAGCACAAGCAAGTCGAATTAGTGGGGTAAACCCAGCAGATATTTCAATTTTAGCGGTTTATATTCAACAAGGAAGAATCGCTAAAACAGAGGCATAA
- a CDS encoding MarR family winged helix-turn-helix transcriptional regulator: MGENKSRENKKMQILSDKLFSLYSLTMQHEGNELAHSQFKDITVKDLHLIHSIAMNKNQTITKIAHQMSLSKATLTTSIDKLERLGYVERERNTTDRRIINIVLTKKGKLLYRLHNREHAEYINVLLKGLSDKEREDINKALDNLIGYLDKIENDK; encoded by the coding sequence ATGGGTGAAAATAAGAGCCGAGAAAATAAAAAAATGCAAATTTTAAGTGATAAACTATTTAGTTTATATAGTTTAACAATGCAACACGAAGGCAATGAATTAGCTCATAGTCAATTTAAAGACATAACAGTTAAGGATTTGCATTTAATTCATTCGATTGCAATGAACAAGAACCAAACAATTACAAAAATTGCACACCAAATGTCATTATCTAAAGCAACTTTAACAACAAGTATTGATAAATTAGAACGTTTGGGATATGTTGAACGTGAAAGAAATACAACTGATCGTCGTATTATTAATATCGTTTTAACTAAAAAGGGAAAATTGCTTTATAGATTGCATAACCGTGAACATGCAGAATACATCAATGTTCTTTTAAAGGGTCTTTCTGATAAGGAAAGAGAAGATATTAATAAGGCTTTAGATAATTTAATTGGATATTTGGACAAAATTGAAAATGATAAGTAA